A region of the Synechococcus sp. PCC 7502 genome:
GGTGATTAAACTAGGATAATCTGCGGTAGCAGCGATCGTTAATTTACTACTTTGACTAAAAAATAGAATTTGAACTACATTAGTTTGTTCATAAACCGTATAATTCCCTTTGCTCTCCAAAATTTTAACGGAAGTAACAGTAGGTAGAAATTTGGGGAAATTACGATAATCCGTGAGTACCTTCCATGCTTTTTCAATTGGGGCATTAATCAGTATCTTGCTCACATAATGTCCATCCTGACCTGTAAGAATTACCTTACCTGCAGTTAAAGCAGTTTGTTCTTGCTCTGATAATTCGGATAATTTAGATAGCTTGGATAATTTATTGATTGGACTAGATACTTCAGCCTTAGAAAATTGTGAAGTTCCATATAGAGTTTGCCCAGGTAATTGTCCAGTTAAAATAGTGAGAGCCAATGATAATATAAGCGAGGTTTTAGGATACATGTTGAGTTGCAGGTTGATGTGCTTTTAATAATCAGTTCGAGTCTGTGACCATTTTGTGAGCTTGAGCATAGGTTAGATGACTCCTAAAACAATCATTAAGATTCATAGTTCCTCATGAATTTTCTCAAAACCAATCTTAAAGCCAAATTCTAAAACCTAAAATGCTGCTGTACGACCGCAAAACGAGAACAATCCCAATAATCAATATGAGAGATAATTAATTCATCACTACTGATTTCCAATTCACTCCTCCCCGTGACTGAAATGCGAGGTTTCCAAGGTAGCGGAGCATTCCAACTCATTGTCCATCGGGTATGAATTCTATGATTATCTAGCTGTATATCATGGAGTTCTAATTTGAGGTTAGAAAACCAATAGGTAATGAATCCAATCATTTTTTTGTATTGGTCTAATCCTCGAAATTCATATACA
Encoded here:
- a CDS encoding DUF2358 domain-containing protein, with amino-acid sequence MQLLEIVKDDYARFPEAQTYSIYDPHVFFKDPVYEFRGLDQYKKMIGFITYWFSNLKLELHDIQLDNHRIHTRWTMSWNAPLPWKPRISVTGRSELEISSDELIISHIDYWDCSRFAVVQQHFRF
- a CDS encoding SRPBCC family protein translates to MYPKTSLILSLALTILTGQLPGQTLYGTSQFSKAEVSSPINKLSKLSKLSELSEQEQTALTAGKVILTGQDGHYVSKILINAPIEKAWKVLTDYRNFPKFLPTVTSVKILESKGNYTVYEQTNVVQILFFSQSSKLTIAATADYPSLITFEMQTGESIKSLNGVWQIEVISPNQVLVTNTVNVEPSPSTPSSLFFSIYSDSLIKTLIALRQEAERRSSY